Genomic DNA from bacterium:
ATATGCAACCCCCATCGGAGCCCCAAAACCTTTCTTTTTTAGAAAATTTAGCAATGTGAGGACATGGTCGGGACTGAAGGGTACCATCAGTTTGGTAGGGTAAAAGATGAGGTAGTATCCACAAAAGAAGCAACTCATCGCAGACCTTTCATCCTTAAAAACGATTAATTCCTGCAAATTCTATTTTTACATAAACAACAGGTTCCATTTTTGCCAATCGCTATTGCCGTGCAGTAATTTCTGGCAAATAATGATAATATACCCATATTGATTACTCTACAACCCTGATTATGGGGGGATGGTGTTATACAATGAAGAATACAGCAGCATCACTTGCAAACAAAGAGAATATCGAACGCTGGAAAGCAGTTATTGAACTTGAGAGATTCGGGAAGCCGGCAGCTGATTACCTGATCCCGGCGCTGAAGGACGAGGACCGCTGGGTAAGGTATCTTGCGGCAGATGCACTTGCGAACATCGGTGCCGCCCAGTCGGTGACCCCGTTA
This window encodes:
- a CDS encoding HEAT repeat domain-containing protein, producing the protein MKNTAASLANKENIERWKAVIELERFGKPAADYLIPALKDEDRWVRYLAADALANIGAAQSVTPLITLLKDPDQDVRFAAAAALGKIGDSKAVSPLESVLKNDNAYVRIAAEEALERISVMRA